The region GGGCTTGAGCGTGTCGCCGTGGTCACTTGTCGCAATAATAAGTCGCAAAATTGATGATTTAAAACTTTTTTCGGAGGAGCAAGTTCACAACGAAGCCTTTTCTGATTACTTTTTGAGGCTTCCACCGACCTTGGAGGCGGCCAATGCTTGGATCGAAGTAGAAGAGCGGAGAAGAGTGTTTTGGGCAGCCTTCCTTATGGACCGGttctgcagcatcaccacaggGTAATAATACTGACCAAAAAATGCATCTCTTCAGACAGATTGTTAACAGAGCCGTAGCACAAATTCGAGTATATCGAGCAGAAGCATCCGGCGAAGATTACCTTGTGACGGGTACATGTGGGAGCTGGATCAGTGTGTCGAGACCTCATTCTTCAAGACACACGAACAGCCTCCAAACGAGACAGAAACCCAGGAACCAGAGTCTCCGTTCCCTCCTGCATATTCGAATTCAGAAGCGCCCAGTGGTATTGGCGGCTTAGCGTACACGATAGAGGCAACCGAGTCTCTCTTTCTGGTTACGAAGTTTCACGCCCGACACACCTTTGAACTGGACAATTCGTCACAGCTGTCAAGCTGGCTCAACAAATTTCGACAACTGGACTCCAGGCTACTACAGTAAGTGAAGTAAAAGTATGAATAAGCAAAGTTCGTGTTGCTAAATACGCTCCTGATCAGGTGGGAGTTGTGCCTCACTCATCGTTGGCGAGACGTACGCGTCGTCAACGGCTATATCGATCCAAACTTGGCTCTTGCGCATATGACACACAATGCAGCAATAATTGTGCTGCATAAGAGACTGGCTCACCCACCGCCTTCATCCCGCGCTTGGCTGTCGGCCCTTGTTTCAGCTGCATCTAGAGAGGCTTGCGTGATGGCAGCAATAAAGATCGATAAGATTGCGAAACGATATCTAGATGCTAGCGATGGAATTCCACCTCATCAATTTGTATTCTGTCTATATGTTGCTGGTCAACTATTTCTAAGTACgacacaatgccaacaacttcttGAGTTTGTTCTGCTAACCCATTTGTAATAGGCCAAGCATCTCACCAATCCATACCACCAGCTGAGGAACTGAGCTCCATCATCACAGCACTCAATGAAATTTCTCGACGTTTAAGTATTGGAAATGAGATGCAGCAGGAGGAATCGCAGAGTGAAACCCCGGCTGCAAAATTCGCACGCTCTTTGGTCGAGGTTCGGGACAGCAACCGGAAGCAGCCTGTCGCCGAGACCCCTTCAGCCAGACCCCAGATACAGGCTGGCAACTTCTCGGACCTCCAATTTATGCCGCAATTTGGCGAAATGCCTACTATGCTGCAGCACTGTGCGACGTCGCCTTCTAGCGGCATTAGTTGGCTTGGGGCGGCTGGGTTGGAGGGAGACTCGCCAAACTTTCTAGGTGACAGCCTGGTGGGAGTGTCACATTCGTTGCTACCCAACGCTAGGATCATGAACACGGTGGCGAGGCACCAAAGTCAAACTCAAGTGGCAAATGCTCAGAGTCCAAATGAGTTCGACTTTATGGCAGAGTTGCGGAAGCTCGAATCCCGGGCAAGAGAACACGATCGTAAGCTCATCGAAGGAGGAGCAcagcaacaaaggaaagCACAGGGCTCATAAGTTGATCAAGATATGTAACGACACTTGAGTTTTATAACAAGTTATCAAATGAATCATCGACTAGTTGACGCTATTTAAATGTCATATCCAAACGACTCAGAGCCCTGGCCCGTTATAAGCGCCACGGTTAGGCTTCTGTGTAGTTGAGACAGCATTGCCAAAAAAGTCTTTACCGCCGTTACCTGGAATGATTGCCCCATTGTTCAAAGCCGGCGAggacttcttcaacttgtAGCCAGACACCGAGTCCAGAGTGTTTCCCCCCTTTCCTGGATCCACGAAAACAGGATCGCCTTGGATGCCATTTGACGTA is a window of Pochonia chlamydosporia 170 chromosome 5, whole genome shotgun sequence DNA encoding:
- a CDS encoding C6 transcription factor (similar to Cordyceps militaris CM01 XP_006673179.1), with the protein product MTELDPVDLEGDESFVLNGRNDAVIQEETPACQSCRKKKSKCSRNQPCSQCIKSGVDCVYEDRRLKGGIKTGVIERLNQRIDMIENMFLGQGILLQQLLQVKDSSAAVLPRPMDRASDSFPAYTDKLKRSFCSLASNAATGDGVEEQGTAEQRPNPAGTKRKRVSHDNFVPARKSQGPAGGGVVDMCELIPPSKDLELILDKYFKYIHPWVPVLHPATFLRRVRDPNRPTGVSIVVQAIVAVASHHLHCDGEAESQDQRQEMNQYASDCRQNVITSAIESNSKESIQALLLVAFDSIKRGLSVSPWSLVAIISRKIDDLKLFSEEQVHNEAFSDYFLRLPPTLEAANAWIEVEERRRVFWAAFLMDRFCSITTGTNSSISSRSIRRRLPCDGYMWELDQCVETSFFKTHEQPPNETETQEPESPFPPAYSNSEAPSGIGGLAYTIEATESLFLVTKFHARHTFELDNSSQLSSWLNKFRQLDSRLLQWELCLTHRWRDVRVVNGYIDPNLALAHMTHNAAIIVLHKRLAHPPPSSRAWLSALVSAASREACVMAAIKIDKIAKRYLDASDGIPPHQFVFCLYVAGQLFLSQASHQSIPPAEELSSIITALNEISRRLSIGNEMQQEESQSETPAAKFARSLVEVRDSNRKQPVAETPSARPQIQAGNFSDLQFMPQFGEMPTMLQHCATSPSSGISWLGAAGLEGDSPNFLGDSLVGVSHSLLPNARIMNTVARHQSQTQVANAQSPNEFDFMAELRKLESRAREHDRKLIEGGAQQQRKAQGS